The nucleotide sequence GCGGGAAGCCCGCTTTGCTGCGCGCACGCGATAGCTTTCAAACGCGCGTTCTGCATCATCGTTGTGCCGGTTTCTTCCGGCATTTCGACTTCGGGCACATCGCGCAACGACAGAATTTCAACCGGAATATCATGGAGAAAGGCGCGCATTTCTCCCAGTTTGTGCGCGTTGCCCGTTGCAAGAAGAAGTTTCATGATTTACAAATCGCGAACGGCGTCGTTTTGCGCGACGATGAGCTGGTCGATGCCGATTTTCGCCAGTTCAATGAGGCGGCCCAGTTCGGCGCGGGTAAAAGTTTGGCCTTCGCCTGCCGCTTGCACTTCTACCAAACGTCCATCCGCCGTCATGATGACGTTCATATCGACCGCCGCGCGCGAATCTTCCTCGTAGCACAAGTCGAGAAGCTCCTGCCGTCCCGCAATACCAACCGAAATCGCCGCCACCTGATTCGTAATCGCTTTTTGAATCATCTGTGCGCCCAGATTGTTCTGATTGGTACCGCGCGCCGCGACAACAGCCAGCGCTTCGCGCAGTGCGACCCACGCGCCCGTAATCGCGGCGGTGCGCGTGCCGCCATCGGCCTGCAAAACGTCGCAGTCGAGCCAGATGGTTTTCTCGCCCAGCGCACGCGTATTCACGACCGCACGCAACGCCCGCCCAATGAGCCGCTGAATTTCAACGGTGCGTCCGTCGGGGCGCGGGCGTGTGCCTTCGCGCTGCATCCGCGAACCGGTACTGCGCGGCAACATTCCGTATTCTGCCGTCACCCAGCCCGTCCCGCTTCCGCGCAACCATTGGGGCACGCCGTTTTCGACGCTGGCGGTACACAAGACTTTGGTGTCGCCAAACTCCACCAGACACGAGCCTTCGGCGTTCTTGGCCCAG is from Abditibacteriaceae bacterium and encodes:
- the rph gene encoding ribonuclease PH; translation: MPRIDGRAPDQLRPVRLTRSWAKNAEGSCLVEFGDTKVLCTASVENGVPQWLRGSGTGWVTAEYGMLPRSTGSRMQREGTRPRPDGRTVEIQRLIGRALRAVVNTRALGEKTIWLDCDVLQADGGTRTAAITGAWVALREALAVVAARGTNQNNLGAQMIQKAITNQVAAISVGIAGRQELLDLCYEEDSRAAVDMNVIMTADGRLVEVQAAGEGQTFTRAELGRLIELAKIGIDQLIVAQNDAVRDL